The [Bacillus] selenitireducens MLS10 genome includes a region encoding these proteins:
- the ccpA gene encoding catabolite control protein A, whose product MNVTIYDVAREAGVSMATVSRVVNGNPNVKPATRKRVHEAIERLGYRPNAVARGLASKKTTTVGVIIPDISSIFFSELARGIEDIATMYKYNIILCNSDHNKDKEIHLINTLLEKQVDGIVFMGSEITAEHEEAFKMSPVPVVLSATIDNHKKLPSVNINYEQASYDAVKALIEEGHEKISMLSGTLEDPINGYMKFSGYKKALLEAGREVDDEYVFIGDYTYDSGLEAMNQILKLEEPPTAIFASTDEMALGLIHGAQDNGKRVPGDFDIIGFDNTRLATMVRPTLTTVVQPMYDIGAVSMRLLTKYMNKEKVDESVVLLPHRLEYRQSTGFQR is encoded by the coding sequence ATGAACGTAACCATTTATGATGTAGCCCGTGAAGCAGGTGTCTCCATGGCAACCGTTTCCCGTGTAGTAAACGGCAACCCGAATGTAAAGCCTGCAACAAGAAAGCGGGTACATGAGGCCATTGAACGCCTCGGTTACCGGCCCAACGCGGTGGCAAGAGGATTGGCAAGCAAAAAAACAACCACAGTTGGTGTGATTATCCCGGATATTTCGAGTATATTTTTCTCTGAACTCGCACGTGGCATCGAAGATATTGCAACGATGTATAAATACAATATCATCCTTTGTAATTCGGACCACAACAAGGACAAGGAAATTCATCTGATCAACACGCTGTTGGAAAAACAGGTGGACGGCATTGTTTTTATGGGCAGTGAAATCACCGCTGAGCATGAAGAGGCATTTAAGATGTCGCCGGTACCGGTTGTCCTGTCTGCGACGATCGATAACCATAAGAAGCTCCCTTCCGTAAATATTAATTATGAACAGGCTTCTTATGACGCAGTTAAGGCTCTGATTGAAGAAGGCCATGAGAAGATTTCCATGCTTTCAGGAACGCTTGAGGACCCGATTAACGGCTACATGAAATTCTCGGGTTATAAGAAAGCCCTCCTCGAGGCCGGAAGAGAAGTGGATGATGAGTATGTCTTCATCGGTGATTACACCTACGATTCCGGTCTTGAGGCCATGAATCAGATTCTGAAACTCGAAGAGCCGCCTACAGCGATCTTTGCATCCACGGACGAGATGGCCCTGGGGCTGATCCACGGTGCTCAGGACAACGGCAAGCGTGTTCCCGGAGATTTTGACATCATCGGTTTTGACAATACGAGACTTGCAACGATGGTGCGGCCAACGCTGACGACGGTCGTGCAGCCAATGTATGACATTGGGGCTGTTTCGATGAGACTCTTGACGAAATATATGAATAAAGAAAAGGTCGATGAATCCGTCGTCCTTCTTCCACACCGTCTTGAATACCGGCAGTCCACAGGGTTTCAGCGCTAA
- the motP gene encoding flagellar motor protein MotP, producing MKKFDLLTPVGIFLGLTAVLMAIYVNEAGDGSILDFVQVASLLVVFGGLIGALTVNFSIGDLKLLPRVFKETFQTKENDLEELIDTFVDLSTRARREGLLALEAGLEDVDDPFIQKGVLLAVDGIEPDIIKDIMMAEVVAMEERHRKGRSIVEKAGEYAPAWGMIGTLVGLVLMLQNLNDPSTLGPNMAIALLTTLYGTLMANLVFLPMANKLELSTEEEVFRKQVVVEGVIGVQSGQNPKILQEKLSAFLPNHVKDKKDEEPEETEENE from the coding sequence ATGAAAAAATTCGACTTACTTACACCTGTCGGGATCTTTTTAGGGTTAACGGCAGTGTTGATGGCGATCTACGTAAATGAGGCAGGAGACGGTTCGATCCTTGACTTTGTTCAGGTCGCATCGCTTCTGGTTGTCTTCGGGGGGCTGATCGGTGCGTTGACCGTCAATTTCTCCATTGGAGACCTCAAACTGCTGCCGAGGGTGTTTAAAGAAACTTTTCAGACAAAGGAAAACGATCTTGAAGAACTGATAGATACGTTTGTGGATCTGTCCACCCGAGCCCGCCGCGAGGGGTTACTGGCCCTTGAAGCAGGACTTGAGGACGTGGATGATCCGTTTATTCAAAAAGGTGTGCTACTTGCCGTTGACGGCATTGAACCGGATATCATTAAGGATATTATGATGGCCGAAGTGGTGGCCATGGAAGAGCGTCACCGTAAAGGACGGAGTATTGTGGAGAAAGCCGGTGAGTATGCGCCTGCATGGGGAATGATCGGTACTCTTGTCGGTCTTGTTCTCATGCTTCAAAACCTGAATGATCCGTCCACACTCGGACCGAATATGGCTATCGCCCTTCTGACGACACTTTACGGGACGCTGATGGCGAACCTCGTCTTTTTGCCGATGGCAAACAAGCTTGAACTGAGCACAGAAGAGGAAGTGTTCAGAAAGCAGGTTGTTGTAGAAGGGGTTATCGGCGTACAATCCGGACAAAACCCGAAAATTCTCCAGGAAAAACTCAGCGCATTCCTTCCGAACCACGTGAAGGATAAAAAAGACGAAGAACCGGAGGAGACTGAGGAGAATGAATAG
- the motS gene encoding flagellar motor protein MotS yields MNRKKKQGPKGAPKWMVTFSDLMTLILVFFILLFSMSVVDANRFEAIAESFQERAIFDFYPSLIPFENPAEDRDVRDDPFDADVDPFESHMEMDEVEMSEQLDDLLEEVNEFIEDNDLTENISATRDDRGVVLVLQEQALFETARAEILPQAEPFLEKVGTLVTTVPNMVKVEGHTDSRPINTVQFPSNWELSGARASSVIRFILSNFDVDERRFLAVGYGETRPVAPNTTPDNLQQNRRVVIVISDPSYDESELF; encoded by the coding sequence ATGAATAGGAAGAAGAAACAGGGCCCAAAAGGCGCTCCGAAATGGATGGTCACCTTTTCCGATTTGATGACGCTGATCCTCGTATTCTTTATTCTGTTATTCTCCATGTCCGTTGTTGATGCGAACCGGTTTGAAGCGATTGCAGAATCTTTTCAGGAACGGGCGATTTTTGATTTCTATCCGTCGCTGATTCCATTTGAGAATCCTGCTGAAGACCGGGATGTGAGGGATGATCCGTTTGACGCAGACGTGGATCCGTTTGAATCCCACATGGAAATGGATGAAGTGGAGATGAGTGAACAGCTCGATGATCTTCTTGAAGAAGTGAATGAGTTCATAGAAGACAACGATCTGACGGAGAATATCTCTGCAACGAGGGACGACCGCGGTGTGGTGCTCGTTCTGCAGGAACAGGCGCTGTTTGAGACAGCCCGTGCGGAGATCCTTCCCCAGGCAGAACCTTTCCTTGAAAAGGTGGGAACCCTGGTTACAACGGTTCCGAATATGGTGAAGGTGGAGGGTCATACGGACAGCCGTCCGATTAACACCGTTCAGTTCCCTTCAAACTGGGAATTGTCAGGTGCCCGTGCAAGCAGCGTCATCCGTTTTATTCTCTCAAATTTTGATGTGGATGAAAGACGCTTTCTCGCTGTCGGATACGGGGAAACAAGGCCTGTTGCCCCGAACACGACGCCGGACAATCTCCAGCAAAACCGGAGGGTGGTTATTGTCATTTCCGATCCGTCCTATGATGAGAGCGAACTGTTCTAA
- a CDS encoding CBS and ACT domain-containing protein has translation MNVSDIMVKDVITAKADMAAGDALEFMKHKHIRHLPIVDDDGQFIGIVSDRDLKDAAPSIFEKAHDDFIHVPVSKVMITDVITALPLDFVEEAAYTMVEHQISCLPVEDDGRLVGIITETDLLNVLVKLTGAALPSSRLEIEVSNESGNLCMVTQLIRDQGMNIQSVLLYPSHRDDTKKVLVFRIQAMDMRPLLDRLKNAGYNVKWPQDLEMGI, from the coding sequence ATGAATGTAAGCGATATCATGGTAAAGGATGTCATTACTGCCAAGGCAGATATGGCCGCAGGCGATGCCTTGGAATTTATGAAACATAAACATATCAGACATCTGCCGATTGTCGATGATGACGGTCAATTTATCGGCATTGTATCGGACCGTGACTTAAAAGATGCGGCGCCGTCGATTTTCGAGAAAGCGCATGATGATTTCATCCATGTGCCGGTTTCAAAAGTTATGATCACCGATGTGATTACGGCACTGCCGCTCGATTTTGTGGAAGAGGCGGCCTACACGATGGTCGAACATCAGATCAGCTGTCTGCCTGTCGAAGATGATGGCAGACTGGTCGGCATTATCACCGAAACCGATCTGTTAAATGTCCTTGTCAAACTGACAGGTGCTGCTTTGCCGAGCTCACGTCTTGAAATTGAAGTGTCAAACGAAAGTGGTAATCTGTGCATGGTCACACAGCTGATTCGCGATCAGGGCATGAACATACAGAGCGTCCTATTGTATCCGTCCCATCGTGATGATACGAAAAAGGTGCTTGTATTCAGAATCCAGGCAATGGATATGAGACCGTTACTCGACAGACTCAAGAATGCAGGCTACAATGTCAAATGGCCTCAGGATCTGGAGATGGGCATATGA
- a CDS encoding acetoin utilization protein AcuC, which translates to MTDDHVFIYSPEQLKYRFHQEHPFNQKRLSITKDLLIKLGALDEDRIVPAREASIEELLLVHDEDYIQAVLNASEGQVRSSYRTAFGIGTDDTPAFTDMHQAAAWLVGGTLEAVDQVFEKGHKHALNLGGGLHHGFKGKASGFCIYNDSSIAIEYIRRKYGARVLYVDTDAHHGDGVQWAFYNDSDVCTFSVHESGRFLFPGTGNVNERGHGDGYGTSFNIPVEAFTEDESFLHVYKEAMRSIVDHFKPDVILTQNGADAHYYDPLTHLCGTMSLYHEIPRIAHELAHEYCDGRWIAVGGGGYDIWRVVPRAWSLVWLEMSNQRGLLKKGIPGDWLNAWQEESPVSLPEGWYDRTDMYPDIPRKKEIEQKNQRTLDNSLKVIEKIKQNQ; encoded by the coding sequence ATGACAGACGATCACGTTTTTATTTATTCACCGGAACAACTGAAATACCGGTTTCATCAGGAGCATCCCTTTAATCAGAAGAGGCTGTCGATTACGAAAGATTTGTTAATTAAGCTTGGGGCCTTGGACGAGGACCGGATCGTGCCTGCAAGAGAGGCCAGCATTGAAGAGCTGCTTCTTGTTCATGATGAGGATTACATTCAGGCAGTGTTGAATGCCAGTGAGGGGCAGGTCCGTTCATCTTACCGCACTGCGTTTGGCATAGGGACAGATGATACGCCTGCATTCACGGATATGCACCAGGCTGCGGCCTGGCTCGTTGGCGGAACCCTTGAAGCTGTGGATCAGGTGTTTGAGAAAGGGCATAAACACGCCTTAAATCTCGGAGGAGGGCTTCATCACGGGTTTAAAGGCAAAGCGTCCGGGTTCTGTATTTATAACGACAGCTCCATTGCCATTGAATATATCCGCCGCAAATACGGAGCGAGGGTACTGTATGTGGATACGGATGCCCACCATGGAGATGGTGTGCAGTGGGCGTTTTACAACGATTCGGATGTCTGTACATTTTCCGTCCACGAAAGCGGCCGATTTCTGTTTCCGGGTACCGGAAATGTTAATGAGCGTGGACACGGGGACGGCTATGGCACATCGTTTAATATCCCGGTTGAAGCCTTTACAGAGGATGAGTCGTTTCTGCACGTCTATAAAGAAGCGATGCGAAGCATCGTGGATCATTTTAAGCCGGACGTCATTCTGACCCAGAATGGGGCGGATGCCCATTACTATGATCCGCTCACACATCTGTGCGGAACGATGAGTCTGTATCATGAGATTCCGAGAATCGCTCATGAACTGGCCCATGAATACTGCGACGGGCGCTGGATCGCTGTTGGCGGGGGGGGCTATGATATTTGGCGTGTCGTTCCGAGAGCCTGGTCGCTCGTATGGCTGGAGATGTCCAATCAGCGCGGGCTGTTGAAAAAGGGTATACCGGGAGACTGGCTCAATGCATGGCAGGAAGAATCCCCGGTATCTCTCCCTGAGGGATGGTATGACCGGACGGATATGTATCCGGATATTCCGAGAAAAAAGGAAATTGAGCAGAAAAACCAGCGAACGCTCGACAACAGCTTAAAGGTGATTGAAAAGATCAAGCAGAATCAGTAA
- a CDS encoding transglycosylase domain-containing protein produces MNDFFSTIKQLFSRKEPQVVIKGVRITTKVAWNLVLLFLTLTVIMGAFAGGAAAGYFASLVKDEPIPAFEEMERSIYNYEEATEVYFADEVLLGDLPSPLERREVSIDQISDHLINAVIATEDEYFFEHEGVVPKALFRALYQDFSNAATQTGGSTLTQQLVKNQLLTSEVTHDRKAIEILYAMRLEHHLDKEDILEAYMNIVPFGRNSNGRQVAGVEAAARGLFDVSASELSLSQAAYIAGLPQSPFAHTPFTSSGEVKEDLSSGLSRMNTVLNRMYASGYITAEEREQALDFDLENELRDRQPSSRQQYPWVLEIAREYAIPVIRDILLEQDDINIDDIEDDDQRQLTLNRYTELAERSMMQDGYQIHTTINKDIYDAQQEVIREFDYYGPDKSPPEGGETQPEEASSVLINNQTGAIVSFVAGRDFEERQTNTAIRNSGYSGRPTGSTMKSLTTYPFAFETGQLQPGILAPDTPYIYPGTDQDVRNFDGLNYRGLITSREALIQSRNTPAVREFAEMDWDEVGEMLDRFGLDQYNSRNNLRHSFPLGPDNVALDQQVSAFSTYANDGIRNKQYIIEKITDANGEVLYEHETQEIEVLSPQTSYLMYDVMRDVVNANNGTARNLPSYLDFSSDWAGKTGTSQGFSDVLFIGINPNITMGSWIGYYNNAQLDRTHSSGFSYSIRNQMLWADLMNAAYEIDPDLIGPSETKSSPGGIVSQSVCAISGKLPSDLCREAGLVETDLFNSRYAPTEEDDSLTRVRYVRVEDDHYKALDTTPEEFTKPGVSVKEEYFEFADGDITQYLPDDWDDLVPDIDAPDNGRTPDVLTSGSTDGSSVTWGAHPESDVIGYRLYHSPSEDADPALIDSFIWDDDRTFRGPEGAYFITAVDVAGRESSYSEPVIVGEYVSPEDEEEDEEPEEETPDNENNNQNENEDNDQNNNNQNNNSSNNNQNNNQPDNNTNDPNNTPDNNESNNDDSNSGNDENVSSSNDENQSNGSNANNDATREDDDE; encoded by the coding sequence ATGAATGATTTCTTCTCAACAATCAAACAGCTCTTTTCGAGGAAAGAGCCTCAAGTAGTCATAAAAGGCGTTCGGATCACGACAAAAGTGGCCTGGAACCTCGTGCTGCTCTTTTTGACCCTGACTGTCATCATGGGAGCCTTTGCCGGGGGAGCTGCTGCAGGCTATTTTGCATCGCTCGTCAAGGACGAACCGATACCGGCTTTTGAAGAGATGGAGCGAAGCATCTATAACTATGAAGAAGCGACGGAAGTCTATTTTGCAGACGAAGTTCTTCTCGGTGATTTGCCGAGCCCGCTTGAGCGCCGGGAAGTCAGCATCGATCAAATCAGTGATCACCTGATCAATGCAGTGATTGCCACGGAAGATGAATATTTCTTTGAGCATGAGGGCGTTGTTCCAAAGGCGTTGTTCCGTGCTTTGTATCAGGATTTCTCCAATGCCGCCACACAGACCGGGGGAAGCACCCTCACCCAGCAGCTCGTCAAAAACCAGCTTCTCACGAGTGAAGTCACGCATGACAGAAAGGCCATTGAAATCCTTTACGCCATGCGGCTGGAGCACCATCTGGACAAAGAAGATATTCTCGAAGCCTACATGAACATCGTGCCTTTCGGACGCAATTCGAACGGCCGTCAGGTTGCGGGTGTTGAAGCCGCTGCAAGAGGCCTATTCGATGTATCAGCCAGTGAACTGTCACTCTCTCAGGCAGCCTATATCGCCGGTTTGCCACAAAGCCCGTTTGCACATACTCCTTTCACATCGAGCGGAGAGGTCAAAGAAGATCTGAGCTCCGGTCTGAGCCGGATGAATACCGTGTTAAACCGGATGTACGCCAGTGGATACATCACGGCAGAGGAGCGTGAACAGGCACTTGACTTCGACCTTGAAAATGAACTTCGGGATCGTCAACCTTCTAGCAGACAGCAGTATCCCTGGGTACTTGAAATTGCAAGAGAGTACGCGATTCCCGTCATCCGGGATATCCTCCTCGAACAGGATGACATCAACATTGACGACATTGAAGATGACGATCAGCGACAGCTGACACTGAACCGATACACCGAATTGGCGGAACGGTCCATGATGCAGGACGGCTACCAGATTCATACGACGATCAACAAAGACATTTATGACGCACAGCAAGAGGTCATCAGAGAATTTGATTATTACGGGCCTGATAAAAGTCCTCCAGAAGGTGGTGAAACACAGCCGGAAGAAGCTTCATCCGTTTTAATTAACAACCAGACCGGCGCCATCGTCAGCTTCGTAGCCGGACGAGATTTTGAAGAAAGACAAACAAATACAGCTATCCGAAATTCCGGATATTCCGGCCGACCAACCGGATCGACCATGAAATCACTGACCACTTACCCGTTTGCATTTGAAACAGGTCAGCTTCAGCCCGGGATTCTTGCTCCGGATACTCCTTACATTTATCCTGGCACCGATCAGGACGTCAGGAACTTTGATGGACTTAACTACAGAGGTCTAATTACTAGCAGAGAAGCATTAATCCAATCAAGAAATACACCCGCAGTGAGAGAGTTCGCGGAAATGGATTGGGATGAAGTCGGGGAGATGCTGGATCGTTTCGGACTTGATCAGTATAACAGCCGTAACAATCTAAGACACAGTTTCCCTCTTGGACCTGACAATGTCGCACTCGATCAGCAGGTGAGTGCATTTTCAACTTATGCCAATGACGGAATCCGAAACAAGCAGTATATCATTGAAAAAATCACCGATGCTAATGGAGAAGTTTTGTATGAACACGAAACTCAAGAAATTGAAGTACTGTCTCCTCAAACCAGCTATCTGATGTACGATGTTATGAGGGACGTTGTTAATGCGAATAATGGTACAGCAAGAAATCTCCCCTCCTATCTCGACTTCAGCAGCGATTGGGCAGGGAAAACCGGAACGTCTCAAGGGTTCAGCGACGTGCTATTCATTGGTATAAATCCTAATATTACAATGGGAAGCTGGATTGGCTACTATAACAACGCCCAATTGGACAGGACACACAGCAGCGGCTTCAGTTACAGCATCCGTAACCAGATGCTCTGGGCCGATCTGATGAACGCCGCATACGAAATTGATCCTGACCTGATCGGACCGTCTGAAACCAAATCATCACCTGGCGGGATTGTATCACAGTCCGTCTGCGCCATCTCCGGTAAATTGCCGTCTGATCTGTGCCGTGAAGCAGGACTTGTCGAGACCGACCTGTTTAATTCACGCTACGCACCAACTGAAGAAGATGACAGTCTGACCCGTGTCCGGTATGTACGCGTGGAAGACGACCATTACAAAGCTCTTGATACAACACCTGAAGAATTCACAAAACCGGGTGTATCCGTCAAAGAGGAGTATTTCGAGTTTGCGGATGGTGATATCACACAATATCTCCCTGATGACTGGGATGATCTCGTTCCGGATATTGATGCACCGGACAACGGACGAACGCCAGACGTTCTCACATCCGGTTCTACTGATGGCTCTTCGGTAACCTGGGGTGCTCATCCTGAGAGCGACGTGATTGGCTACCGTCTTTACCACAGTCCGTCAGAAGACGCAGACCCTGCTCTCATCGACAGTTTCATTTGGGATGATGACCGGACATTCCGTGGCCCGGAGGGGGCATACTTCATTACGGCTGTTGATGTTGCCGGGCGTGAATCCAGTTATTCAGAACCTGTTATCGTTGGTGAATATGTTTCTCCTGAAGATGAGGAAGAGGACGAAGAACCTGAGGAAGAAACACCGGACAATGAAAACAATAACCAAAATGAAAATGAAGATAACGATCAAAACAACAACAACCAAAATAACAACAGTTCAAATAATAACCAAAACAACAATCAACCGGACAATAATACAAATGACCCGAATAACACCCCGGACAATAATGAGTCAAACAATGACGACTCCAATTCCGGCAACGACGAAAATGTTTCTTCATCCAACGATGAGAACCAATCAAATGGTTCAAATGCAAACAATGATGCGACAAGAGAAGATGATGACGAGTAA
- the tyrS gene encoding tyrosine--tRNA ligase, whose product MNLIEDLQYRGLMHQVTDEEGLKRLLEQEQVKLYCGFDPTGDSLHIGHLLTILMLRRFQLAGHKPFPLVGGATGLIGDPSGKKAERTLNEQEVVEGFVEKIQGQLQRFLDFEGANAAEMKNNYDWLGSMTLTDFLRDVGKHFSVNYMLAKDSVESRIQTGISFTEFTYQILQSYDFHKLYTEEQVKLQIGGSDQWGNITAGLELIRRLSGGEEGERPDAYGFTIPLVTKADGEKFGKSEGGAIWLDPEKTSPYEFYQFLLNTDDSDVIRFLKYFTFLEKQEIDALETEVQERPHERQAQKKLAEELTRFVHDEAALDKAQNITNALFGGGDLKELTADEVQEGFKDVPGFEVDQPDKLLLDVLVEAKVASSKRQAREDIQNGAIYLNGDRCQDLQKTLGEDDKIDGAFTVLRRGKKKFFLIHYK is encoded by the coding sequence ATGAATTTAATCGAAGATTTACAGTACCGGGGTCTGATGCACCAGGTAACAGATGAAGAGGGATTAAAACGGCTGTTGGAACAGGAACAGGTGAAACTGTATTGCGGGTTTGATCCGACGGGTGACAGCCTGCACATCGGTCATTTGTTGACGATTCTGATGCTTCGCCGTTTTCAGCTTGCAGGCCATAAACCGTTTCCACTCGTTGGCGGCGCGACGGGACTGATCGGTGACCCGAGCGGGAAAAAAGCGGAACGGACGCTCAATGAACAGGAAGTCGTCGAAGGCTTTGTTGAGAAAATTCAAGGCCAGCTCCAGCGTTTTCTCGATTTTGAAGGCGCCAATGCTGCGGAAATGAAAAACAATTACGATTGGCTCGGTTCCATGACGCTGACGGATTTTCTCCGCGACGTAGGGAAGCACTTCAGCGTGAACTACATGCTCGCGAAAGATTCGGTAGAATCCCGAATCCAGACGGGAATCAGCTTTACAGAATTCACATACCAGATTCTTCAGTCCTACGATTTTCATAAACTGTACACGGAAGAACAAGTGAAACTGCAGATCGGTGGCAGTGACCAGTGGGGGAATATTACTGCCGGACTCGAGCTGATCAGACGACTCTCCGGCGGTGAAGAAGGGGAGCGTCCAGATGCATACGGCTTTACGATCCCTCTTGTCACTAAGGCAGATGGCGAGAAGTTTGGAAAATCGGAAGGTGGCGCGATCTGGCTTGACCCGGAGAAAACGTCTCCCTATGAGTTTTACCAGTTTCTCCTGAATACGGATGATTCAGATGTGATCCGTTTTCTTAAATACTTTACCTTCCTGGAAAAACAGGAGATCGATGCCCTTGAAACGGAAGTCCAGGAACGGCCGCATGAGCGACAGGCTCAAAAGAAGCTTGCCGAGGAACTGACCCGTTTCGTTCATGATGAAGCAGCACTTGATAAAGCACAAAATATCACCAATGCGCTCTTTGGCGGCGGAGACTTAAAAGAGCTGACAGCGGATGAAGTGCAGGAAGGCTTCAAAGATGTGCCGGGCTTCGAAGTTGATCAGCCGGATAAACTGCTGCTTGATGTGCTCGTCGAAGCCAAAGTCGCCTCTTCAAAACGCCAGGCGAGAGAAGACATCCAGAACGGTGCCATTTATCTCAACGGAGACCGCTGTCAGGATCTTCAGAAAACCCTTGGGGAAGACGATAAAATTGACGGGGCATTCACGGTCCTTCGTCGCGGAAAGAAGAAATTTTTCCTGATTCATTATAAATAA
- a CDS encoding putative zinc-binding protein yields the protein MKDCQDKLLVYACSGCSSAAQTANNIALKMDREDVAEMSCIAGVGGDVKPLVKTATSGRPIIAIDGCPLHCAKHCLARHDVSPEWHVDLSTYAIKKQKGVDPDPEEVDRTYTLLIREMPKQMND from the coding sequence ATGAAAGATTGTCAGGATAAGCTTCTTGTATATGCCTGTTCAGGCTGTTCATCGGCAGCGCAGACGGCAAACAACATTGCACTGAAGATGGACAGGGAGGACGTTGCTGAGATGTCCTGTATTGCAGGGGTTGGCGGTGACGTTAAACCACTTGTAAAAACAGCCACATCAGGCAGACCGATCATTGCCATTGACGGCTGCCCGCTACACTGTGCAAAGCACTGCCTCGCACGGCATGATGTGTCTCCAGAGTGGCATGTGGATCTGTCGACATATGCGATCAAGAAGCAAAAAGGTGTCGATCCGGATCCTGAGGAAGTGGACAGGACCTATACACTTCTGATCAGGGAAATGCCAAAACAGATGAATGACTAA
- a CDS encoding ABC transporter permease, whose protein sequence is MLAKYSTGTIELVKFMFRLDRVKIPLWLTGFTFFTLIVPLAFLGLYDSERDRAAMAQTMENPAMIAMVGPGELDNYTIGAMTTHQMLLMTAVVAGLMSILLLARHTRGDEEDGRIELIRSLPTGRLSYLNAGILMLTITSILLSIVIGAGLSVLMIESMDVNGSMLYGASLGGTALIFAGITAVFAQLTSTSRGTVGLSVGVLVAMYLIRAVTDISEAAWSWVVPLAWSTKTEAYSSNNWWPVLLMIVFSLLLFILANYLQSIRDMDRGFLPDRAGRRHASPFLRSPLGAAWRLQRMTVLYWAIGMFVIGAAYGSVMGDMEAFFAGNEMFEQMLSGSDGMTLTDQFIPMLVIVMSILAAVPPVMAMNKLRSEEKKDRIEPILAHAVSQYRLFGGYLLLAVVNAALMVFMAMFGFWIAADAVMEEGMSLTMMMEAGFSYFPAILFFIGINALLTGFFPKRTSFVWFYLLYTFFVLYLGQLMDFPEWTGKLSPFGYVSQVPVEDAAMTPLLITLILAGILMAAGAVAFRRRDIRT, encoded by the coding sequence ATGCTCGCCAAATACTCGACCGGCACCATCGAGCTTGTCAAATTTATGTTCAGACTCGACCGGGTGAAGATCCCCCTTTGGCTGACTGGCTTTACCTTTTTCACCCTGATCGTCCCCCTTGCCTTCCTGGGCCTGTATGATTCCGAAAGGGACCGGGCTGCGATGGCGCAAACGATGGAAAATCCGGCCATGATCGCCATGGTGGGACCAGGCGAGCTTGACAATTATACCATTGGCGCCATGACCACTCATCAGATGCTCCTGATGACAGCCGTTGTGGCAGGTCTCATGAGCATTCTTCTCCTCGCCCGGCATACACGCGGTGACGAAGAAGACGGACGGATTGAACTGATCCGCTCTTTGCCGACGGGACGCTTAAGCTACCTGAATGCAGGTATTCTCATGCTTACGATCACAAGTATTCTGTTGAGCATCGTAATCGGTGCGGGGCTTTCGGTCCTGATGATCGAATCCATGGACGTGAACGGCTCCATGCTCTACGGTGCATCACTTGGCGGTACAGCACTCATTTTTGCAGGGATTACTGCCGTCTTTGCCCAACTGACCAGTACATCGAGAGGGACGGTCGGACTCTCCGTCGGTGTCCTCGTCGCGATGTATCTGATCCGCGCGGTAACAGATATCAGTGAAGCGGCCTGGTCCTGGGTTGTACCGCTCGCATGGTCAACCAAAACGGAAGCTTATTCATCAAACAACTGGTGGCCTGTTCTTCTGATGATCGTATTCAGTTTATTATTATTTATTCTTGCCAACTATCTGCAGTCGATCCGTGATATGGATCGGGGCTTTTTACCGGATCGTGCCGGACGAAGACACGCATCTCCATTCCTCAGAAGCCCGCTCGGCGCAGCATGGCGCTTACAGCGGATGACGGTTCTTTACTGGGCCATCGGGATGTTTGTAATTGGCGCCGCCTACGGATCGGTTATGGGCGATATGGAAGCATTCTTTGCCGGCAACGAGATGTTTGAACAGATGCTTTCCGGTTCAGACGGCATGACACTGACAGATCAGTTTATCCCCATGCTTGTGATTGTCATGTCGATCCTTGCCGCTGTCCCTCCGGTCATGGCGATGAATAAACTTCGCAGCGAAGAGAAGAAAGACCGCATTGAACCTATACTCGCTCATGCCGTCTCACAGTACCGTCTGTTCGGAGGATACCTCTTACTGGCTGTTGTCAATGCAGCTTTGATGGTATTCATGGCGATGTTCGGCTTCTGGATTGCAGCTGATGCCGTCATGGAGGAAGGGATGTCACTCACCATGATGATGGAAGCCGGGTTTTCCTACTTCCCTGCAATTCTGTTTTTCATCGGCATCAACGCGTTACTGACAGGATTCTTCCCTAAACGGACATCGTTTGTCTGGTTCTATTTGCTGTATACGTTCTTTGTTCTCTATCTCGGCCAACTGATGGATTTCCCCGAATGGACAGGAAAACTCTCACCATTTGGCTACGTTTCACAGGTGCCGGTTGAAGACGCCGCCATGACACCGCTCTTGATCACACTGATCCTCGCAGGTATCCTGATGGCAGCCGGTGCAGTGGCCTTCAGAAGACGAGATATCCGCACCTGA